The Pseudomonadota bacterium genome includes a region encoding these proteins:
- the asnS gene encoding asparagine--tRNA ligase encodes MQSPSIRQVLDGQCAVDSEVTVRGWVRTRRDSKAGFSFIHLNDGSCLANLQLVADDKLPNYDSEIRRLTSGCALCCTGAVVESKGRGQRLEIQAVTIEVIGWVDDPDTYPVQPKQHSFEFLRSVAHLRPRTNTFGAVTRVRHATARAIHAFFDQNGYYWVNTPIITTSDAEGAGELFRVSTLDLMNLPHGEDGRIDFSQDFFGREAFLTVSGQLNVEAYCLALSKVYTFGPTFRAENSNTARHLAEFWMIEPEVAFADLDDLADLAERFLKFVFASVLERCAEDMAFFAERIEPEAVTRLERLVDAQFVQMDYAEAIDILKSSGRPFEYPAEWGLDLQTEHERYLTEIHCKAPVVVKNYPDEIKAFYMRLNDDGKTVAAMDVLAPGIGEIIGGAQREERLDVLSQRMSDHGLDADTYNWYLDLRRYGTVPHAGFGLGFERLLNYITGLGNIRDVIPFPRVPGSARF; translated from the coding sequence ATGCAATCGCCAAGCATCCGACAGGTGCTTGACGGCCAGTGCGCCGTCGACAGCGAAGTGACGGTCCGGGGCTGGGTTCGCACCCGCCGCGACTCCAAGGCCGGTTTTTCGTTCATCCACCTCAACGACGGTTCCTGCCTGGCCAACCTGCAGCTGGTGGCCGACGACAAGCTGCCCAACTACGACAGCGAAATCCGCAGGCTGACTTCGGGCTGCGCCCTTTGCTGCACCGGCGCGGTCGTCGAATCAAAGGGCCGCGGACAGCGCCTCGAAATCCAGGCCGTCACCATCGAGGTCATCGGCTGGGTCGACGATCCCGATACCTATCCGGTCCAGCCCAAGCAACACAGCTTCGAGTTCCTGCGCAGCGTGGCGCATCTGCGCCCGCGCACCAATACCTTCGGTGCCGTCACCCGCGTGCGCCATGCCACCGCGCGCGCCATCCATGCGTTCTTCGATCAAAACGGCTACTACTGGGTCAACACCCCGATCATCACCACCTCGGATGCCGAAGGCGCCGGCGAGCTGTTTCGGGTCTCGACGCTGGATCTGATGAACCTGCCGCACGGCGAGGACGGCCGAATCGACTTCAGCCAGGATTTCTTCGGCCGCGAGGCATTCCTGACGGTATCGGGTCAGCTCAACGTCGAGGCTTACTGCCTGGCGCTGAGCAAGGTCTACACCTTCGGCCCGACCTTCCGCGCGGAGAACTCCAACACCGCTCGCCATTTGGCCGAGTTCTGGATGATCGAGCCCGAGGTCGCCTTCGCCGACCTCGACGACCTCGCCGACCTGGCTGAACGGTTTCTCAAGTTCGTCTTCGCAAGCGTGCTCGAACGTTGCGCCGAAGACATGGCCTTCTTTGCCGAGCGTATCGAGCCCGAGGCGGTCACCCGGCTCGAGCGGCTGGTCGACGCCCAGTTCGTTCAAATGGACTACGCCGAGGCCATCGACATTCTCAAATCGTCCGGCCGGCCGTTCGAATACCCGGCCGAATGGGGCCTCGACCTGCAGACCGAACACGAACGCTACCTGACCGAAATCCACTGCAAGGCGCCGGTGGTGGTCAAGAACTATCCCGATGAAATCAAGGCCTTCTACATGCGTCTCAATGACGACGGCAAGACGGTCGCGGCCATGGATGTGCTCGCGCCGGGCATCGGCGAGATCATCGGCGGGGCCCAGCGCGAGGAGCGCCTTGATGTACTCAGCCAGCGCATGTCCGATCACGGTCTCGACGCCGACACCTACAACTGGTATCTCGACCTGAGGCGCTACGGCACGGTGCCGCACGCCGGCTTCGGCCTGGGCTTCGAGCGCCTGCTCAACTACATCACCGGTCTGGGCAACATCCGCGACGTCATTCCATTCCCCAGAGTGCCGGGCAGCGCCCGCTTCTGA
- a CDS encoding iron-sulfur cluster assembly accessory protein: MNSEDVRLTPAAAERVREFLARDGGIGLRVEVKRTGCSGWAYDVGLAREVADDDHVFEQQGVQVVVSPQAMKLVGGTTIDFVDQGLVREFRFSNPNVTGECGCGESFTVSS; encoded by the coding sequence ATGAATAGTGAAGATGTCCGGCTGACGCCCGCGGCCGCCGAGCGGGTGCGCGAATTCCTGGCCCGGGACGGTGGCATCGGGCTGCGCGTCGAAGTCAAGCGAACCGGCTGTTCGGGCTGGGCCTACGATGTCGGCCTGGCGCGCGAGGTCGCCGATGACGACCACGTGTTCGAGCAGCAGGGTGTGCAGGTGGTGGTGTCGCCGCAGGCGATGAAGCTGGTTGGCGGAACGACCATCGATTTCGTTGACCAGGGCCTGGTGCGCGAATTCCGCTTTTCCAACCCCAACGTCACCGGCGAGTGCGGCTGCGGCGAGAGCTTTACCGTCAGCTCGTAG
- a CDS encoding transposase: MPRYRRYFEDNSWVFLTLVTADRRPWMRDANDKRLVLDSLRDAKRRYPFQHLGHVILDDHLHWMLIANGDSTIPDIVSAFKRGTCFTRRRAGKCWNSLWQRRYYDHILRHDHDFRCHIDYIHYNPVKHGYAAMACQYRWSSFHAWFARGHYDKTWGTSEPSHISGMNPE; this comes from the coding sequence ATGCCGCGCTATCGACGTTACTTCGAAGACAACTCCTGGGTGTTTCTTACGCTTGTAACCGCCGACCGACGGCCGTGGATGCGTGACGCCAACGACAAGCGGCTGGTTCTCGACAGCTTACGCGACGCGAAACGCCGCTACCCCTTTCAACATCTCGGTCACGTCATTCTGGACGATCACCTCCACTGGATGCTGATCGCGAATGGCGATTCCACGATTCCCGATATCGTTTCAGCGTTCAAGCGAGGAACGTGTTTCACGCGTCGCCGGGCCGGAAAATGCTGGAACTCCCTGTGGCAGCGGCGCTACTACGACCATATTCTGCGACACGACCATGACTTCCGCTGTCACATCGATTACATCCATTACAACCCGGTCAAACACGGCTATGCCGCCATGGCCTGTCAGTACCGTTGGTCAAGTTTCCACGCCTGGTTCGCGCGAGGGCACTACGACAAGACGTGGGGAACCTCCGAACCTTCGCATATCTCCGGCATGAACCCGGAGTAG
- a CDS encoding aminotransferase class III-fold pyridoxal phosphate-dependent enzyme, which produces MNRTAELARLDLDHLFHPATDLRSHGQAGPVIWSRGEGVYIYDSDGNRYLEGMAGLWCTALGYGERELVEAARAQMETFCYGPLFAGKSNEPSIRLAAKLAEWVPIEGARFLFGCSGSDANDTQVKLTRYYFNAIGQPQKKKILSRFNAYHGVTLAAAALTGLPAFHRHFDLPGEDVIHLTAPHHYRQAEPGESEQQFSDRLADELRAVIAREGAETIAAFIAEPLIGAGGVIPPPAGYFEKIQPILAEHDILFIADEVICGFGRTGQPFGCQTWDIRPSTMTLAKALSSAYLPISAVAVPPFMYEAIAEAAGGVGVFAHGLTYAGHPVSAAVAVRNLELMEERGIMAHAARMGEYLQARLAALADHPLVGDLRGIGLIAGLELVADRDSGRAFAPEQKMAFRVAAACLAEGLVVRALPGDTVAVCPPLIIDETQIDELVSKLKRGLDAAMG; this is translated from the coding sequence ATGAATCGCACCGCAGAGCTTGCCCGCCTCGATCTCGACCATCTTTTCCATCCGGCGACCGACCTCAGGTCACACGGCCAGGCTGGGCCGGTCATCTGGTCGCGCGGCGAGGGCGTCTACATCTACGACAGTGACGGCAACCGCTATCTCGAAGGCATGGCCGGGCTGTGGTGCACGGCGCTGGGCTACGGCGAGCGCGAGCTGGTCGAGGCGGCGCGTGCGCAGATGGAGACGTTCTGCTACGGCCCGCTGTTTGCCGGCAAGTCCAATGAACCCAGCATCCGGCTGGCAGCGAAGCTGGCCGAGTGGGTGCCGATCGAGGGCGCGCGCTTTCTGTTTGGCTGTTCAGGCTCGGACGCCAACGACACCCAGGTCAAGCTGACCCGCTACTACTTCAACGCCATCGGTCAGCCGCAAAAGAAGAAGATCCTCTCGCGTTTCAACGCCTACCATGGGGTGACCCTGGCTGCCGCGGCGCTGACCGGTCTGCCGGCCTTTCACCGGCATTTTGATCTGCCCGGCGAGGATGTCATCCATCTGACTGCGCCGCACCATTACCGGCAGGCGGAGCCGGGCGAGAGCGAGCAGCAGTTCTCCGACCGCCTGGCCGATGAGCTGCGCGCGGTGATTGCACGTGAGGGGGCCGAGACCATCGCCGCCTTCATCGCCGAGCCGCTGATCGGCGCCGGCGGAGTGATTCCGCCGCCGGCCGGCTACTTCGAGAAGATCCAGCCGATCCTGGCCGAGCACGATATTCTGTTCATCGCCGATGAAGTCATTTGCGGCTTCGGGCGCACCGGTCAGCCCTTCGGCTGCCAGACCTGGGACATCCGGCCATCGACCATGACGTTGGCCAAGGCCCTGTCATCGGCATACCTGCCGATCTCGGCGGTCGCCGTTCCGCCGTTCATGTACGAGGCGATTGCCGAGGCCGCCGGTGGCGTGGGCGTGTTCGCTCACGGGCTGACCTATGCCGGCCATCCGGTTTCGGCAGCGGTTGCCGTGCGCAATCTGGAGTTGATGGAAGAACGCGGCATCATGGCGCATGCCGCCCGCATGGGCGAGTACCTGCAGGCACGGCTTGCGGCGCTGGCCGACCATCCGCTGGTCGGCGATCTGCGGGGCATTGGCCTGATTGCCGGGCTGGAGCTGGTGGCCGACAGGGACAGCGGCCGTGCGTTTGCGCCCGAGCAGAAGATGGCTTTCAGGGTCGCCGCGGCCTGCCTGGCCGAGGGTCTGGTGGTCCGCGCCCTGCCGGGCGACACGGTCGCGGTCTGCCCGCCGCTGATCATCGACGAGACGCAAATCGACGAGCTGGTCAGCAAGCTGAAGCGGGGCCTGGACGCCGCAATGGGGTAG